In Passer domesticus isolate bPasDom1 chromosome 9, bPasDom1.hap1, whole genome shotgun sequence, a genomic segment contains:
- the TRH gene encoding thyrotropin releasing hormone isoform X3 — translation MTSIQLPLLLLCLTSCGVCFNGGHLLPEESENMGKSPLDHILQRSESLILQSVLKKAEEINKDSNAPLLQRLSKRQHPGEKYLSNLEKRQHPGKRDVEEETSYGGIQKRQHPGKREMEDDLDVYLGLKRQKPSSRKSLLDQFAYSPRAQLTYMNELSKTEHPGRRYPMYKHQRPSKRGWNYEVDVYDEKRQHPGKRHWNSDSSDDTGPCNFQESLTCHKGSLLLDLIDVSRDRVEEKRQHPGKRSAWESETEE, via the exons ATGACATCCATCCAGCTGCCACTGCTACTCCTCTGCTTGACCTCGTGTGGTGTTTGCTTCAATGGGGGACATCTCCTTCCAGAGGAGAGTGAGAACATGGGAAAAAGTCCCCTGGATCACATCCTTCAGAGATCTGAAAGCCTCATTCTTCAGTCTGTCCTCAAGAAAGCTGAAGAGATTAATAAAG ACTCAAATGCCCCTCTGCTACAACGGCTTTCCAAAAGACAACACCCTGGGGAAAAGTACCTAAGTAACCTGGAAAAGAGACAGCATCCTGGAAAAAGAGATGTTGAGGAAGAGACATCTTATGGAGGCATTCAGAAGAGGCAGCATCCCGGAAAAAGGGAGATGGAAGATGACCTTGATGTCTATCTGGGGTTGAAAAGGCAAAAGCCTTCCAGCAGAAAGTCACTGTTGGATCAGTTTGCTTACAGTCCTAGGGCACAGCTAACTTACATGAATGAGTTATCCAAAACAGAACATCCAGGCAGAAGATATCCAATGTACAAGCACCAGCGTCCTAGCAAAAGAGGCTGGAATTATGAGGTAGATGTATATGATGAGAAACGCCAGCATCCTGGAAAAAGGCACTGGAATTCTGACAGCTCAGATGACACAGGTCCCTGCAATTTTCAGGAGTCACTCACTTGTCACAAAGGCAGCTTGTTGCTTGATTTAATAGATGTTAGCAGAGACAGGGTAGAAGAAAAGCGTCAGCACCCAGGAAAGAGATCAGCATGGGAAAGTGAAACAGAggaatga
- the TRH gene encoding thyrotropin releasing hormone isoform X2, with product MFLGLLLKDFIRTDKDLLIKKEPTMTSIQLPLLLLCLTSCGVCFNGGHLLPEESENMGKSPLDHILQRSESLILQSVLKKAEEINKDSNAPLLQRLSKRQHPGEKYLSNLEKRQHPGKRDVEEETSYGGIQKRQHPGKREMEDDLDVYLGLKRQKPSSRKSLLDQFAYSPRAQLTYMNELSKTEHPGRRYPMYKHQRPSKRGWNYEVDVYDEKRQHPGKRHWNSDSSDDTGPCNFQESLTCHKGSLLLDLIDVSRDRVEEKRQHPGKRSAWESETEE from the exons ATGTTCTTAGGACTGTTACTCAAGGATTTTATCAGAACTGACAAAGACCTGCTAATAAAAAAG GAACCCACAATGACATCCATCCAGCTGCCACTGCTACTCCTCTGCTTGACCTCGTGTGGTGTTTGCTTCAATGGGGGACATCTCCTTCCAGAGGAGAGTGAGAACATGGGAAAAAGTCCCCTGGATCACATCCTTCAGAGATCTGAAAGCCTCATTCTTCAGTCTGTCCTCAAGAAAGCTGAAGAGATTAATAAAG ACTCAAATGCCCCTCTGCTACAACGGCTTTCCAAAAGACAACACCCTGGGGAAAAGTACCTAAGTAACCTGGAAAAGAGACAGCATCCTGGAAAAAGAGATGTTGAGGAAGAGACATCTTATGGAGGCATTCAGAAGAGGCAGCATCCCGGAAAAAGGGAGATGGAAGATGACCTTGATGTCTATCTGGGGTTGAAAAGGCAAAAGCCTTCCAGCAGAAAGTCACTGTTGGATCAGTTTGCTTACAGTCCTAGGGCACAGCTAACTTACATGAATGAGTTATCCAAAACAGAACATCCAGGCAGAAGATATCCAATGTACAAGCACCAGCGTCCTAGCAAAAGAGGCTGGAATTATGAGGTAGATGTATATGATGAGAAACGCCAGCATCCTGGAAAAAGGCACTGGAATTCTGACAGCTCAGATGACACAGGTCCCTGCAATTTTCAGGAGTCACTCACTTGTCACAAAGGCAGCTTGTTGCTTGATTTAATAGATGTTAGCAGAGACAGGGTAGAAGAAAAGCGTCAGCACCCAGGAAAGAGATCAGCATGGGAAAGTGAAACAGAggaatga
- the TRH gene encoding thyrotropin releasing hormone isoform X1 → MFLGLLLKDFIRTDKDLLIKKLQEPTMTSIQLPLLLLCLTSCGVCFNGGHLLPEESENMGKSPLDHILQRSESLILQSVLKKAEEINKDSNAPLLQRLSKRQHPGEKYLSNLEKRQHPGKRDVEEETSYGGIQKRQHPGKREMEDDLDVYLGLKRQKPSSRKSLLDQFAYSPRAQLTYMNELSKTEHPGRRYPMYKHQRPSKRGWNYEVDVYDEKRQHPGKRHWNSDSSDDTGPCNFQESLTCHKGSLLLDLIDVSRDRVEEKRQHPGKRSAWESETEE, encoded by the exons ATGTTCTTAGGACTGTTACTCAAGGATTTTATCAGAACTGACAAAGACCTGCTAATAAAAAAG TTGCAGGAACCCACAATGACATCCATCCAGCTGCCACTGCTACTCCTCTGCTTGACCTCGTGTGGTGTTTGCTTCAATGGGGGACATCTCCTTCCAGAGGAGAGTGAGAACATGGGAAAAAGTCCCCTGGATCACATCCTTCAGAGATCTGAAAGCCTCATTCTTCAGTCTGTCCTCAAGAAAGCTGAAGAGATTAATAAAG ACTCAAATGCCCCTCTGCTACAACGGCTTTCCAAAAGACAACACCCTGGGGAAAAGTACCTAAGTAACCTGGAAAAGAGACAGCATCCTGGAAAAAGAGATGTTGAGGAAGAGACATCTTATGGAGGCATTCAGAAGAGGCAGCATCCCGGAAAAAGGGAGATGGAAGATGACCTTGATGTCTATCTGGGGTTGAAAAGGCAAAAGCCTTCCAGCAGAAAGTCACTGTTGGATCAGTTTGCTTACAGTCCTAGGGCACAGCTAACTTACATGAATGAGTTATCCAAAACAGAACATCCAGGCAGAAGATATCCAATGTACAAGCACCAGCGTCCTAGCAAAAGAGGCTGGAATTATGAGGTAGATGTATATGATGAGAAACGCCAGCATCCTGGAAAAAGGCACTGGAATTCTGACAGCTCAGATGACACAGGTCCCTGCAATTTTCAGGAGTCACTCACTTGTCACAAAGGCAGCTTGTTGCTTGATTTAATAGATGTTAGCAGAGACAGGGTAGAAGAAAAGCGTCAGCACCCAGGAAAGAGATCAGCATGGGAAAGTGAAACAGAggaatga